A window from Dermacentor albipictus isolate Rhodes 1998 colony chromosome 10, USDA_Dalb.pri_finalv2, whole genome shotgun sequence encodes these proteins:
- the LOC139050357 gene encoding RNA polymerase-associated protein RTF1 homolog — MSESDDDWTVHGKEAAKARKKTAWIDCSSGSEAENKSGGSSSCEPNESKVWNFVSDSIAPVGGSDNDDGNNSKEEEFKDSYDEHLMGF, encoded by the coding sequence ATGTCGGAGAGCGACGACGACTGGACAGTTCACGGCAAGGAAGCTGCCAAAGCACGCAAGAAAACGGCTTGGATTGACTGCTCGTCGGGTAGCGAAGCCGAGAACAAGAGCGGCGGGTCGTCCTCATGCGAGCCTAACGAGAGCAAAGTCTGGAACTTTGTCAGCGATTCCATAGCGCCGGTTGGCGGCAGCGACAATGACGATGGCAACAATTCCAAAGAAGAGGAGTTCAAGGACAGCTACGACGAGCACCTCATGGGCTTTTGA